From Geotalea uraniireducens Rf4:
ATTATGTCTCTCCTGAAGCCGTTGAACAATCAACTTGACAATCAATTTCCTTGCGTGGTAGTTTTCCAGGCGGTTTCCGCCAATATCCTTTTTAGTGCACACTTGCATAATTTTGCCAAACAAGCCGACAATTATAAAAAGTGCAGTCGAGAAGGATGACGTCTGGTGGATGGGGAGCGCCATCCGCGAAGCCGAAAAGGCTGCCGAGCGGGGTGAAGTACCCATCGGCGCAGTCATAGTCAGAGACGGGAAAATTATTTCCAGGGGCTATAACCTGCGGGAGGGGAAGCAGGACCCGGCAGCCCATGCCGAGCTGATAGCCATCCGCAAGGCGGCAAAAAAACTGGGTAACTGGCGACTTGCCGGCACGACGCTGTACGTTACCCTGGAACCATGTATAATGTGCATGGGGGCCATACTGCTGGCAAGGGTCGAAAAGGTCGTATTCGGCTGTTATGATCCCAAGGGAGGGGCGGCCGGTTCCCTTTACGATTTGTCCGACGACAAGCGGCTCAACCATAGGGTAACCTTGGTTGCCGGGATCAGGCAGGCGGAATGCGCGGCGCTTCTGAGCGGGTTTTTTGCGGCGCTCAGGGCAGAAAAAAAGCGGGCAAAGCTACAATAGTTTCACTTTCGGAGAGGTGTCCGAGTGGTCGATGGTGCCTGACTCGAAATCAGGTGTACGGCAACGTACCTAGGGTTCGAATCCCTACCTCTCCGCCATTAAATTTGCTGTAAAATTAGATATTTAATTTTAACAGCGTCCCTAAAAACCCCCAACTTTCACCAAGAACATTCTGGTAAAAAGGAAGGGGTTTTTCTTTTGACCTCAACATAATCTTTACCGAAATACCGCAGGGGCAGACCTTCTTGGCCGGAATGGCGCCAGTGCCGAACAGCCAAGTGTAAAATTTTTTTACAATAAGTCTAAAGCCTTGCCAGACAAGGGTTTACGGGCATGTGTAAAAATTTTTTACAAGAATGTAAAGCCTTGTCCCATGGGCTTCTACGGCGATGTGTAAAATTTTTTTACAATATCTCCACAAAAAATCGCCTCCCATTTATTCTCCTACCTCTGAAATTCCAGAAAACTAAATTTGAAAACTATTGTTTATATTCAGCTGGTTATTAACTGTTTATTGAATATTTTCAATCTACCTTTCATTTTGGCATGCTTTGTGGTTATATGACAGCTCCTGCTGCCGCGGATAAGGGGCCGGTGCAGGAGACCGTCTTATTCCAAATCAAGTCGCTATCTTCGTTGGCTCGTCTTCGGCTCCTCAACGTACTATCTGTACGCCTTCGTCGCCTCATTCCTCGCCGCCTTGATTTCATCCTTGATTTGAAATTGGAATTACAAGTATCCCAGGGGAGAGAAATATTATGGCCGGTAGTCCCTTTCAAGTTTTGAAGAATTCATGCGCAATGCGCCCGTTGTAAAGCTTTAACGGGTGTAACGGAATATGGTCTTTGACGACCATGGTTGACATGTCATGTGTTTATTTATTGTTCAGGAGGGTTTCATGTCCCGCTTGTTTGTATTCCTTGCGGCAGTAGCAGCGTTCTTTCTCATGGCTGCGGGCGCCCAGGCCGGCTCTATCCCCGCAGATATGTCGCGATTGCTTGGCGAGAGCCGTAGCATCGTGTCAGCGATGATCTCCAGGAATGACTCCAGCCAGCCCGCCACAGCCGAACTCTCCCGTCTCTCTGCCCTGAAGGAAGAGTTGGCCGCCCTGCGTCTCCTCCAGGCCGAGCGCAATGCCACCCTCGACAGCCGTGCCGCCGCACTGGGGGGCAACGCCGCTGACCGTCAGCAATCCGTATCCTCGGCACTTCCGCAGGCCCTGGACGATCTGATCAGCCGTCTGGATGTGGTCATTACGAGCGGGGGGAACGACGGCCTTCAGCAGCTCCTCGATGCCATCAATCGACTTGTTCCCAAACGTTCCCGCCCGCTTTTGGGAGCACTCCCCTACAAGCACACCAACTATCCCCCCCACGAACCCGCTTCATCACCCGTGGTCAAGCCCGCGTATAAAGGTGGAGATCACACCGTCTACGCCGCCGATACAGCCGCATCTCCCGAGGCCACCCTGTCGAAGGAGATCGTGGAGCTGGCCCAGTCTCTGCAGTGGAATCCGGTCCTGATTTACGAATGGGTCAAGAACAACGTGGAGACCGAATGGTATTGGGGGAGCATGAAGGGGGCCGAGGAGACCCTGCGGCAGAAGAGCGGCAACGACGCCGATCAGGCCAGCCTGCTGGTGGCGCTCTTGCGGGCCGCCAACTTCCCGGCCCGCTACGTCAAGGGGACCATCGATTTCTTTCCCGACATCGAACGCGCCAGGAACCTGACCGGTCTGGACGATCCGCTTAAGATTGCCGCTTTTTTTCAAAAAGCCGGCATACCTTTCAAGCCGGTCATTGCCGGTGGAGGAATTACCAACTTTAATATCGAGCACATCTGGGTAGAGGCCTTCATCCCCTACGCCAATTACCGCGGCGCGGTGCTGGACGACCAGGGCAAGCTCTGGCTCGGGCTGGACACCAGCATCAAACCGCTGGGTTATACCCGTACCCAGGGGGCAGGTGTCCCGGCCGATCTGCTCTCCACTCTGAGAGACGACTATTTGAAGGCGACGCAGACGCTCACGCCTCTTGATTATTTCACCGCCAGACTCGACGAGCAGCTCGCATTAAGCCAGCCGGGTATAACATGGAGCAGCCTCAAGGATACGGCCGTCCTCATCCCGGACGTGCTCAAGATCATTCCCGACAGCATGCAGTTCAATCAGAAAGAGATCACAGGCGAATACCAGTCCCTGCCGGATGACCTGAAACACAAACTGACCTTCACCGCTACGAACAATGGCAGCGAACTCTTCAGCATTGCTCTCGAAACACACAAACTCTCCAACAGGAGGCTTGCCCTGCGCGCCGAACCGGAGACCGTCGAGGATCAGAACCTCATCGACTCCTTCGGCGGGCTGGACAATACCCCGGCCTACCTCGTCAGGCTGCGTCCGGTCCTGACCCTTGACGGCGAGCGCCTGATCGTGGCCCAGGACGGCCTCCCCATGGGGGCCGACTTCACTCTCAATATTGACATCGTCACTCCCAACGCTACGGAACGGATCAGTTCCAGCCAGATCATCGGCAACCTGTCCGTGATCGGCGTGGTGGGCCAGAAGGCACGGACTCCTGCCGCCATAAGCGAAAACGACGATGCCGAGGCCATCCTGCACAAGGAAGCCATCGGCTACATCGAGCGCTGGAACAGGGCCGAAGACGACCTGTCCGCCCTCATGGGACAGCGCATCTCCCGCCCCACGGTCACCATCGCCACACTTGGCGGCCAGATGGAGGTGACCACGCTGCTCGACACCCCCCACGACATGCAATGGAAGGGGGTGTACCTGGACGCCGGTTACCGGCGGATCGAGAGCGTCGGCAGAAATGGGCAGGAAAAGGAGTTCATGCGGCTGGCCGCATTGCAGGGCTCGATCCTGGAGAACCGCATCTTCGAAGACGACCTGAAGGTGGATTCGGTTTCCACTGCCAAGCTGCTGCAACAGGCCAAGGCTGGCAATACACCCGTCATTACCGTAGACAAGACGAACGTGGATGTCATCCTGCCGCAGCTTTTCTTTGACGATGCAGTCAAGGCCGACATCACCAACGCCGTCAACCAGAACCTCACGGTCACCATACCGCAGAACGAAGTAACCTACCTGGATTGGATCGGCATCGGCTACATCAAGGAAGACGTCAGTAGCGGCGAATCCGGCTGGATGCTTTCCGGGCAGGTGGCCGGGGGGATGACAGCGTGGAGCCCTGACCAGTGGGATGCATCGGCAGCAAAAGCCAAGTCCGATGCACTGCGAGCCCCCTTTAGCGGCAAACCGAACACCAATCCCGATGAAGCGACCTCCATAGTGAAAATACCGATTACCGATCAACAGATAGGGACTGTAGGCCAGCGACCCAGTTCTCGCCTCCAGGTCAAAGTGCTCGACAAGCTCTTGAAACCGGTCCAAGGCGCATCGGTAACATTCAGCATCAAGGCCGGAGGAGGCACTCTCGGCGACAAGAACGAGACCATCGTCACCATCCAGACCAACCGCAACGGCATTGCCTCCGTTGCATTGAATCTAGGCCAGAAGACCTCGGACAACCCGGTTTACTGGTTTACGGAAGGGAACACCTACTCCGACCAATACGGAGCCAACATCATGGATGCCGGACTGGGCAACGGCATAGCCATCGACGCCCCCTTCACCATTTACGGGAAGCCCGGACCGCTGAACAAACTGCGACCGACGTACGGCGAGACCATGCAGGGCTCCATCCTCTCCTATGTCGGCTTCGTCGGATTGATAGCAGAAGACAGCTACGGCAACCCCATAGCCAACCAGAAAGTGACCTTCAAGCTCGGTCAACCGACCGGACCCGGATACTGTGAGAACTATACCTATGACACGACCCCGGCGCTGCTGGTCAAGGAAGGCGACGGCTGCCTGAACACCTTGCCAACTATCAGCGAGGCCAAGGCAACATGCAATAACGCCGCAGCAACCATCACCGACGCAACCAGCGCCAGCGGTCTCTGGGCCGGCGTTATCCTTGGGGGCGGACCCGACGTCACGTATCCCGTAACCGCCACGACGACCTCGGCAGGCAAAACCTTCACCGCCGAATACACCCCTTCGACCTTTGGCGACTGCCGCGACCGCACCGCTGAACCAAGCGCTTATCTCGTCGTCACAAGCATAATACCCACCGACATGTACGGCAAGAGAATCAATGCCGCCCGTAGTGGCTCGACCATCTCCATAATGGCCAAAGAATACCTGATCAAAGAAGGTGAAACTATCGGCGCAGAAGACGCCTGCATCAATAAAATCTGCCCACAAGTAGTTGGCGACAACACCTACAGCACCACCACCGACCTTGTCGCCCCCGAGGTTGTGTATACCCGCATCTTCCCGACAAACCCGGACGAGCTCTACCCGATCTACCCGCCCTACGAACAGGTCCCGGCCAACAA
This genomic window contains:
- a CDS encoding transglutaminase domain-containing protein, which codes for MSRLFVFLAAVAAFFLMAAGAQAGSIPADMSRLLGESRSIVSAMISRNDSSQPATAELSRLSALKEELAALRLLQAERNATLDSRAAALGGNAADRQQSVSSALPQALDDLISRLDVVITSGGNDGLQQLLDAINRLVPKRSRPLLGALPYKHTNYPPHEPASSPVVKPAYKGGDHTVYAADTAASPEATLSKEIVELAQSLQWNPVLIYEWVKNNVETEWYWGSMKGAEETLRQKSGNDADQASLLVALLRAANFPARYVKGTIDFFPDIERARNLTGLDDPLKIAAFFQKAGIPFKPVIAGGGITNFNIEHIWVEAFIPYANYRGAVLDDQGKLWLGLDTSIKPLGYTRTQGAGVPADLLSTLRDDYLKATQTLTPLDYFTARLDEQLALSQPGITWSSLKDTAVLIPDVLKIIPDSMQFNQKEITGEYQSLPDDLKHKLTFTATNNGSELFSIALETHKLSNRRLALRAEPETVEDQNLIDSFGGLDNTPAYLVRLRPVLTLDGERLIVAQDGLPMGADFTLNIDIVTPNATERISSSQIIGNLSVIGVVGQKARTPAAISENDDAEAILHKEAIGYIERWNRAEDDLSALMGQRISRPTVTIATLGGQMEVTTLLDTPHDMQWKGVYLDAGYRRIESVGRNGQEKEFMRLAALQGSILENRIFEDDLKVDSVSTAKLLQQAKAGNTPVITVDKTNVDVILPQLFFDDAVKADITNAVNQNLTVTIPQNEVTYLDWIGIGYIKEDVSSGESGWMLSGQVAGGMTAWSPDQWDASAAKAKSDALRAPFSGKPNTNPDEATSIVKIPITDQQIGTVGQRPSSRLQVKVLDKLLKPVQGASVTFSIKAGGGTLGDKNETIVTIQTNRNGIASVALNLGQKTSDNPVYWFTEGNTYSDQYGANIMDAGLGNGIAIDAPFTIYGKPGPLNKLRPTYGETMQGSILSYVGFVGLIAEDSYGNPIANQKVTFKLGQPTGPGYCENYTYDTTPALLVKEGDGCLNTLPTISEAKATCNNAAATITDATSASGLWAGVILGGGPDVTYPVTATTTSAGKTFTAEYTPSTFGDCRDRTAEPSAYLVVTSIIPTDMYGKRINAARSGSTISIMAKEYLIKEGETIGAEDACINKICPQVVGDNTYSTTTDLVAPEVVYTRIFPTNPDELYPIYPPYEQVPANNLGNGLFQGNYTLQQGRNSIYIQGIASYGFNRFKNSCAGCAEKTTTEVVKLWNSAKAIEVYGVDIAIKQPLQVMLDGQGRSRNNLKISYTIYPLEYRAMNAFILLYKVTDLHGQKSYEEIDYIPVENKGSGFGTIARGYRFDDTQSYAVKVVLNYGSSVQIMSDPAPITFVKGALIPDYNHDRKIDQEDIDRAMNGDTYYFWVNDDDGNGDTEGTGIPGTRPYPLQTSIPGTRDLVDWFPVQLDMKGLFNAYPPGVYDYFLSNASQSLRYVNTDLAPSESGTYLTDVQAANGLIASQEIKAVAANPATPIDPLLIQAVRDGKGIILLEAVLSTSSSLKLQIRDQAGAHRYEMSLPLSIAGVEQMFRHKNLSQDGGGPAPAATEGDRIVLQNFPYTETNDKHFVFVHGYNVNPQQARGWNAEMFKRMYWSGSKANFWGVTWYGWDSQNFMGPWDFRTGNYHINVQHAFKTAPAFSDFINLPLGGKDVTVAAHSLGNMLVSSAINDWGANVSKYFLVNAAVALEAYGDADKDPNMVHPDWNDYDQRLLASEWYNLFSVSDGRSKLTWRNRFANPSVPI
- the tadA gene encoding tRNA adenosine(34) deaminase TadA; the encoded protein is MHTCIILPNKPTIIKSAVEKDDVWWMGSAIREAEKAAERGEVPIGAVIVRDGKIISRGYNLREGKQDPAAHAELIAIRKAAKKLGNWRLAGTTLYVTLEPCIMCMGAILLARVEKVVFGCYDPKGGAAGSLYDLSDDKRLNHRVTLVAGIRQAECAALLSGFFAALRAEKKRAKLQ